Proteins from a genomic interval of Pseudomonas paeninsulae:
- a CDS encoding oxygen-independent coproporphyrinogen III oxidase codes for MRESINWDSKLLGRYAHGDASHSCYPESTVFHRGIGSLDLLRALRGSRRAQRALSLAVQLPINCAFGQQRASCSPSVFAAYLERLEREIDTIGCHLGAQQRVEQFHLAGGSTPTDEQLLRLMSHLRQHFNFLDYDTGDYSIEIQLPHSDWATMGRLRDLGFNHVSIGVPDIAAISGATLAWQDPRHIRSLIDAARALNFRSVNIDIGYGRAWQTRTSFARKVAAIIELQPSRVTVFDYADPPQRYRSMGRFAAKDLSDREDKLAMQRQGVEQLSRAGYRYIGMGLFALADDDLVIAQESASLQRNCLGFSRHADCDHVGLGVAAISQIDGLYVQNSRDLQGYQAQLDRGQLATWRGFRCGPDDRLRGEVIERLICDVGLDIRGIEARFGLIFRDYFADAWPALEQMQRDRLISLNEASIAILPAGRLLVHSVCRLFDRYNGAPRVHSVSQAV; via the coding sequence ATGCGTGAATCCATCAACTGGGACAGCAAGCTGCTCGGCCGCTACGCCCATGGCGATGCCAGCCATAGCTGCTATCCCGAGAGCACAGTCTTTCATCGCGGTATTGGCTCGCTGGATCTGCTGCGCGCCTTGCGTGGTAGTCGGCGGGCCCAGCGAGCGCTATCGCTGGCTGTGCAGTTGCCAATCAACTGCGCCTTCGGCCAGCAGCGGGCGAGTTGTTCGCCGAGCGTCTTCGCCGCCTACCTGGAGCGCCTGGAGCGGGAGATCGACACGATCGGCTGCCACCTGGGGGCGCAGCAACGCGTCGAACAATTTCACCTGGCGGGCGGTAGTACGCCCACTGACGAACAGCTGCTCAGGCTGATGAGTCATCTGCGCCAACACTTCAATTTTCTCGATTACGACACGGGCGACTACAGCATCGAGATCCAGTTGCCCCATTCGGATTGGGCGACCATGGGGCGGTTGCGCGATCTGGGCTTCAATCACGTCAGTATCGGCGTGCCTGATATCGCCGCGATCAGTGGTGCAACGCTGGCCTGGCAGGACCCGCGGCACATCCGCTCGCTGATCGATGCCGCCCGCGCACTCAACTTTCGCTCGGTGAACATCGATATTGGCTATGGGCGTGCCTGGCAGACCCGGACAAGTTTCGCGCGCAAGGTGGCGGCCATTATCGAGCTGCAGCCGAGTCGGGTGACGGTTTTCGACTATGCCGATCCGCCGCAGCGTTATCGGTCGATGGGCCGGTTTGCCGCTAAAGACCTGTCTGACCGGGAGGACAAGCTGGCCATGCAGCGGCAAGGCGTCGAGCAGCTCAGTCGGGCGGGCTATCGCTATATCGGCATGGGTTTGTTTGCCCTGGCGGATGACGATCTGGTCATCGCTCAGGAAAGCGCCAGCTTGCAGCGCAATTGCCTAGGTTTCAGCCGGCACGCGGACTGCGACCATGTCGGCCTGGGCGTCGCTGCCATCAGTCAGATTGACGGCCTTTATGTACAGAACAGTCGCGATCTGCAGGGCTATCAGGCCCAGCTCGATAGGGGCCAATTGGCAACCTGGCGCGGCTTTCGCTGCGGGCCCGACGACCGTCTGCGCGGCGAGGTGATCGAGCGCTTGATCTGTGACGTCGGCCTGGATATTCGAGGCATCGAAGCGCGTTTCGGCCTGATATTCCGCGACTATTTCGCCGACGCCTGGCCGGCCCTGGAGCAGATGCAGCGCGACCGCCTGATCAGCCTCAACGAGGCGTCCATCGCTATTCTTCCCGCCGGTCGTTTGCTGGTGCACTCGGTGTGCCGCTTGTTCGATCGCTACAACGGGGCGCCGCGTGTGCACTCCGTTTCCCAGGCGGTTTAG
- the moaB gene encoding molybdenum cofactor biosynthesis protein B, which yields MAHLSSAEFQALRIAVLTVSDTRNRASDTSGQTLIEGLEAAGHALVERALVIDDIWQIRARVCTWIADPLVQVILITGGTGFTARDNTPQAVTPLLDKLVDGFGELFRQVSLDEIGTSSLQSRALAGISNGALVCCLPGSPNACRTAWEKILREQLDSRTGPCNFVAHLKRLADQPHVARCGARS from the coding sequence ATGGCTCATCTGTCCAGCGCCGAATTCCAGGCATTACGCATCGCCGTCCTGACCGTCAGCGACACCCGCAATCGGGCGAGCGACACCTCGGGGCAAACCCTGATAGAGGGGCTGGAGGCCGCCGGCCACGCGCTGGTCGAGCGTGCTCTGGTGATCGACGATATCTGGCAGATCCGCGCGCGGGTCTGTACCTGGATCGCCGATCCACTGGTGCAGGTGATACTGATCACCGGCGGCACCGGTTTCACCGCGCGGGACAATACCCCGCAAGCCGTGACGCCCTTGCTGGACAAGCTGGTCGATGGCTTTGGCGAACTGTTTCGCCAGGTCTCGCTGGATGAAATCGGTACCTCCAGCCTGCAATCGCGTGCATTGGCCGGGATCAGCAATGGCGCGTTGGTCTGCTGCCTGCCCGGTTCGCCCAACGCCTGCCGCACGGCCTGGGAGAAGATTCTGCGCGAGCAACTGGATAGCCGCACTGGGCCGTGCAACTTCGTCGCCCACCTCAAGCGCCTGGCCGATCAGCCGCACGTCGCGCGCTGCGGAGCTCGCTCTTGA
- a CDS encoding molybdopterin molybdotransferase MoeA: MSACGCDGNNLRPVDQAIAELLARAPAPPPVERVTLSQALGRVLAEPLHAPFEVPAWDNSAMDGYALRAADLPAGGGCLPLAGRIAAGDAAAHALPAGHAVRIFTGAPLPPGADSVVMQEQCRLEEGRVWLPPVQGGEHVRRCGEELAAGTLVLSVGQRLRPQELGLLASFGIDRVAVYRRLRVGLLSSGNELREPGEALQPGQIYNANRYSLAAVLTSLGVEVHDYEIMADELAASRDALSLAASEWDMLITSGGVSVGEEDHLKQAIRELGELHLWRLAIQPGKPLAFGDVGGKPWLGLPGNPAAALITALVVARPFLLRAQGCLDVVPQPLRLPAGFAWPKANGRRQYLRARLQQQDGQLRVCLHPQQGSAMLTSACWADGLALVEVGQTLEEGEMLDYLPFSALMH, from the coding sequence TTGAGCGCCTGCGGCTGCGACGGCAACAACCTGCGGCCGGTTGATCAGGCCATCGCCGAATTGCTGGCGCGCGCACCGGCACCGCCGCCAGTGGAGCGGGTAACCCTGAGCCAGGCTCTCGGCCGGGTGTTGGCCGAGCCGCTGCACGCACCGTTCGAGGTGCCGGCCTGGGACAACAGTGCAATGGATGGCTACGCCCTGCGCGCCGCCGATCTGCCGGCGGGTGGTGGTTGCCTGCCCCTGGCCGGGCGTATCGCTGCCGGCGATGCGGCAGCGCACGCCTTGCCGGCCGGCCATGCCGTGCGCATCTTCACTGGCGCGCCCTTGCCGCCTGGCGCCGACAGCGTGGTGATGCAGGAGCAATGCCGGCTCGAGGAGGGGCGGGTGTGGCTGCCGCCGGTACAGGGCGGCGAACATGTGCGCCGGTGTGGCGAGGAGTTGGCTGCCGGCACCCTGGTGCTGAGCGTCGGACAGCGCCTGCGGCCCCAGGAACTGGGCCTGCTGGCCAGCTTCGGCATCGACCGGGTGGCGGTCTATCGGCGTCTGCGGGTCGGCCTGCTGAGCAGCGGCAACGAGTTGCGCGAGCCGGGTGAAGCGCTACAGCCCGGGCAGATCTACAACGCCAACCGCTACAGCCTGGCAGCTGTGCTGACCAGCCTGGGCGTGGAAGTCCATGATTACGAAATCATGGCCGACGAGCTGGCGGCCAGCCGCGATGCCCTGAGCCTGGCCGCGTCGGAGTGGGACATGCTGATCACCTCCGGCGGGGTGTCGGTCGGCGAGGAGGATCACCTCAAACAGGCGATCCGCGAGCTGGGCGAATTGCACCTGTGGCGCCTGGCGATCCAGCCGGGCAAGCCGCTGGCCTTCGGCGACGTGGGCGGCAAACCCTGGCTGGGCTTGCCAGGCAACCCGGCGGCGGCCTTGATCACCGCCCTGGTGGTGGCGCGGCCCTTTCTGCTGCGCGCCCAGGGTTGCCTGGATGTAGTGCCGCAGCCGCTGCGCCTGCCGGCGGGATTCGCCTGGCCCAAGGCCAATGGTCGCCGCCAGTACCTGCGTGCCCGCCTGCAGCAGCAGGACGGTCAGTTGCGCGTGTGCCTGCACCCGCAGCAGGGCTCGGCCATGCTCACCTCGGCCTGCTGGGCCGACGGCCTGGCGCTGGTCGAGGTAGGCCAGACCCTGGAGGAGGGCGAAATGCTCGATTACCTACCGTTCAGTGCGCTGATGCATTAA
- the ubiU gene encoding ubiquinone anaerobic biosynthesis protein UbiU, with the protein MQLVCPAGSLPALKAAVRQGADAVYVGFRNDTNARHFSGLNLDDKQLESGLQLIRQHGRQLYIAVNTYAQPDGWARWQRAVDQAAALGVDALIAADPGVLAYASRRHPSLNLHLSVQGSATNAAALTLYQQRYGIRRAVLPRVLSLAQVRQVAEKSPVPIEVFAFGSLCIMAEGRCHLSSYLTGESPNLCGVCSPAKAVRWQEDAEGLTSRLNGVLIDRYGKDEPAGYPTLCKGRFLVGGQRFHALEEPTSLNTLDLIPQLAAIGVTAVKIEGRQRSPAYVEQVTRVWRSALDAYTRAPENFTVQPQWRSALDSLSEGSQTTLGAYHRSWQ; encoded by the coding sequence ATGCAACTGGTTTGTCCCGCAGGCAGCCTGCCTGCCCTCAAGGCCGCGGTTCGGCAGGGCGCTGACGCCGTCTATGTCGGTTTTCGCAATGACACCAATGCTCGCCATTTCTCTGGTCTGAACCTCGACGACAAGCAGCTCGAAAGCGGCCTGCAGCTGATCCGTCAGCACGGGCGGCAGCTGTATATCGCGGTCAATACCTATGCCCAGCCCGACGGCTGGGCACGCTGGCAGCGTGCGGTCGACCAGGCCGCGGCGCTCGGTGTGGATGCCCTGATCGCCGCCGATCCGGGGGTGCTGGCCTATGCCAGCCGCCGGCATCCCAGCCTCAACCTGCACCTGTCGGTGCAGGGCTCGGCGACTAATGCCGCCGCCCTGACGCTCTATCAGCAGCGCTATGGCATCCGCCGCGCGGTGCTGCCCCGGGTGCTGTCGCTGGCGCAGGTGCGCCAGGTGGCGGAAAAAAGTCCGGTGCCGATCGAGGTATTCGCCTTTGGCAGCCTGTGCATCATGGCCGAGGGCCGCTGCCATCTGTCGTCTTATCTGACAGGCGAATCGCCCAACCTGTGTGGCGTCTGTTCGCCGGCCAAGGCCGTGCGTTGGCAGGAAGATGCCGAGGGTCTTACCTCGCGCCTCAATGGCGTGCTGATCGACCGCTATGGCAAGGATGAGCCGGCCGGTTACCCGACCCTGTGCAAGGGCCGCTTCCTGGTCGGCGGCCAGCGCTTCCATGCCCTGGAAGAGCCGACCAGCCTAAACACCCTCGACCTGATCCCGCAGCTCGCCGCGATCGGCGTGACGGCGGTGAAAATCGAGGGCCGCCAGCGCAGCCCGGCCTATGTCGAGCAGGTCACCCGGGTCTGGCGCTCGGCGCTGGATGCCTACACCCGCGCGCCGGAGAATTTCACGGTGCAGCCACAGTGGCGCAGCGCACTGGACAGCTTGTCCGAGGGCAGCCAGACCACGCTGGGCGCCTACCATCGTTCCTGGCAATGA
- a CDS encoding U32 family peptidase, whose product MKLSLGPVLFYWSREKLLDFYAEMAEQPLDAIYLGETVCAKRRALSLDDWLGLARELGECTRAERVLSGLALVEAASELSSLKRLCDNGELLVEANDMGAVQFLRERKLPFVAGPALNLYNGHALAELIDCGLQRWVPPVECSGALIRNTLEQLDSLGLTRPEVELFAYGHLPLAYSARCFTARAENRPKDDCQICCESFPEGIVLHSQEGEALFTLNGIQTMSAKVNNLLADYAQLAATGADMLRLSPRAEGMAGVIGAFDAVRGGALPPLAVDGCNGYWHGRAGMLGAAEVVL is encoded by the coding sequence ATGAAGCTCAGTCTGGGACCCGTCCTGTTCTACTGGAGCCGCGAAAAACTGCTGGATTTCTATGCCGAAATGGCCGAGCAACCACTCGATGCCATCTATCTCGGCGAGACGGTGTGCGCCAAGCGTCGCGCCCTCAGCCTGGATGACTGGCTCGGCCTGGCCCGCGAGTTGGGCGAATGCACGCGCGCCGAGCGGGTGCTGTCGGGCCTGGCGCTGGTCGAGGCGGCTTCCGAGCTGTCCAGCCTGAAGCGTCTGTGCGACAACGGCGAACTGCTGGTGGAGGCCAACGATATGGGCGCGGTGCAGTTCCTGCGTGAACGCAAGCTGCCCTTCGTCGCCGGTCCCGCGCTGAATCTGTACAACGGCCACGCCCTGGCCGAGCTGATCGACTGCGGCCTGCAGCGCTGGGTGCCGCCGGTCGAATGCTCCGGCGCGCTGATCCGCAACACCCTGGAGCAACTCGACAGCCTCGGCCTGACGCGGCCGGAGGTGGAGCTGTTCGCCTACGGGCATCTGCCCTTGGCCTACTCGGCGCGCTGCTTCACCGCCCGCGCGGAAAACCGGCCCAAGGACGACTGCCAGATTTGCTGCGAGAGTTTCCCGGAAGGCATCGTGCTGCACAGTCAGGAAGGCGAGGCGTTGTTCACCCTCAACGGCATCCAGACCATGTCGGCCAAGGTCAACAACTTGCTCGCCGACTATGCGCAACTGGCCGCGACCGGCGCCGATATGCTGCGCCTGAGCCCGCGCGCCGAAGGCATGGCCGGAGTGATCGGTGCGTTCGATGCGGTGCGTGGCGGCGCGCTGCCGCCCTTGGCGGTGGACGGCTGTAACGGTTATTGGCACGGCCGCGCCGGTATGCTGGGCGCCGCCGAGGTGGTGCTATGA
- the ubiT gene encoding ubiquinone anaerobic biosynthesis accessory factor UbiT encodes MKTFARLAMRVGPPLLPLGRHVPFPLQRLVLEKVIARLFAEPLAAGEFDLLQGRWLRLEISDLQLAWCLTRDQSGLRIAAEAPVDVCIRGNWREFLLLASRQEDPDTLFFRRRLMIEGDTDLGLGIKNLLDSLDPEGLPPKLWQLICALGEAVEVPATKGKTEVYS; translated from the coding sequence ATGAAGACCTTTGCCCGCCTGGCCATGCGAGTCGGCCCGCCACTCTTGCCGCTGGGCCGCCATGTGCCATTCCCGCTGCAGCGCCTGGTGCTGGAAAAGGTCATTGCCCGCCTGTTCGCCGAACCCCTGGCGGCAGGCGAGTTCGACTTGTTGCAGGGCCGCTGGCTGCGCTTGGAAATCAGCGATTTGCAGCTGGCCTGGTGCCTGACCCGCGACCAGAGTGGTCTGCGTATCGCGGCCGAGGCGCCGGTGGATGTCTGCATCCGCGGCAACTGGCGCGAGTTCCTCCTGTTGGCCAGTCGTCAGGAGGACCCGGATACCCTGTTTTTCCGCCGCCGCCTGATGATCGAGGGCGATACCGACCTGGGCCTGGGCATCAAGAACCTGCTTGACAGCCTCGACCCGGAAGGCTTGCCGCCCAAGTTATGGCAGTTGATCTGCGCGCTGGGCGAGGCGGTTGAAGTTCCGGCGACGAAGGGCAAGACCGAGGTTTATTCCTAA
- a CDS encoding Crp/Fnr family transcriptional regulator — protein MLSDSTTLAILREHQLFDRLPASAFQEVGNLAIHRRLHSLDILFHQGDLAERFYLLLEGQIILTRVLPEGSEKLVEVIRPGQIFADSLLFCDTRHYPVTASALKPSCLVSIDGAHYRHLLEVQPSICLELLASFSMRLHQRLAEIDTLAVANASRRVVRFLCQEQAAGNGQIKLSVPKRLIASQLGIQPETFSRILHRLIDAGLIAMEQRNIRIINTLRLANYYE, from the coding sequence ATGCTGAGCGACTCCACGACCCTTGCCATTCTGCGCGAGCACCAGTTGTTCGATAGGCTGCCCGCCAGCGCTTTTCAGGAAGTCGGCAACCTGGCGATTCATCGACGTCTGCACAGCCTCGACATCCTCTTCCACCAGGGCGATCTGGCAGAGCGTTTCTACCTGCTGCTGGAAGGGCAGATCATCCTGACCCGCGTGCTGCCGGAAGGTAGCGAAAAACTGGTCGAGGTGATCCGGCCAGGGCAGATTTTTGCCGATTCCCTGCTGTTCTGCGATACCCGCCACTATCCGGTAACCGCCAGCGCCCTGAAACCCAGTTGCCTGGTAAGCATCGATGGCGCCCACTATCGCCACCTACTCGAAGTGCAACCGAGCATCTGCCTGGAACTGCTGGCCAGTTTCAGCATGCGCCTGCACCAGCGACTGGCTGAAATCGACACCCTCGCCGTGGCCAATGCCAGCCGCCGCGTGGTGCGCTTTCTCTGTCAGGAACAGGCGGCCGGCAATGGCCAGATCAAGCTCAGCGTGCCGAAACGTCTGATCGCCTCGCAACTGGGCATCCAGCCGGAAACCTTCTCGCGCATCCTCCATCGCCTGATCGATGCCGGATTGATCGCCATGGAACAGCGCAATATTCGCATCATCAATACGCTCAGACTGGCCAACTACTACGAGTGA
- a CDS encoding type IV pili methyl-accepting chemotaxis transducer N-terminal domain-containing protein, translating into MRKKNWCGLLFGLVLLSPSLWAAIGAAEAVNLSGMQRMLSQRIAKNYLMIGAEIRPEQANQQLDESLARFESNLLALDGYTSSPPIEQQLQRVTLRWQEYRNLILQRPDRDSAMRVLTLSDQLLAESETLVAQIERSSGGRTAQLVNRSGRQRMLSQRIAKLYLALSWRLPNTELQTQFEQAVDEFNQALEELRAAPENNAAINAALAKASAQWEFSQRGFQLSEDARYVPTLISITCETLLKQMDGLTRAYAELPL; encoded by the coding sequence ATGCGCAAGAAAAACTGGTGCGGGCTGCTGTTCGGTCTGGTGCTCCTCAGCCCTTCGCTGTGGGCGGCCATCGGCGCCGCTGAGGCGGTCAACCTGTCGGGCATGCAGCGCATGCTCAGCCAACGCATCGCCAAGAATTACCTGATGATCGGCGCCGAGATTCGGCCTGAACAAGCCAATCAGCAGCTCGATGAGAGCCTGGCACGTTTCGAAAGCAACCTCCTCGCCCTGGATGGCTATACCTCCAGCCCGCCCATCGAGCAGCAGCTGCAGCGCGTCACCCTGCGCTGGCAGGAGTACCGCAACCTGATTCTGCAACGTCCCGACCGCGACTCCGCGATGCGGGTGCTGACCCTCAGCGACCAACTGCTCGCCGAAAGCGAGACCTTGGTGGCACAGATCGAACGCTCCAGCGGCGGTCGCACTGCACAACTGGTTAACCGCAGTGGACGCCAGCGCATGCTCAGCCAGCGCATCGCCAAGCTGTATCTGGCACTGAGCTGGAGGCTGCCAAACACAGAGCTGCAGACCCAGTTTGAGCAGGCAGTGGACGAGTTCAACCAGGCCCTGGAAGAGTTGCGCGCGGCACCGGAAAACAATGCGGCAATCAACGCGGCGCTGGCCAAGGCCAGTGCACAATGGGAATTCTCGCAACGTGGTTTTCAGCTGTCCGAGGACGCCCGCTATGTGCCGACGCTGATCAGCATAACCTGTGAGACGCTGCTCAAGCAGATGGACGGCCTGACTCGGGCCTACGCCGAGCTGCCCCTTTAG
- a CDS encoding alginate export family protein — protein MTPIALALLACASNASASASENLGNLFKDGKPILDLRYRYEHVDQDNALNNANAQTLRTRVGFQSGKWYGLSALIEADNVSRIGDASYNSTRNGQTDFSVVADPDGSEINQALLRYDHSLGNAVVGRQRINLDNQRFVGGVGWRQNEQTYDGVLGQLKPLDGLTLTYAYIDQINSIFGPGNGRFDTAGNPANIEGHSHLLNAQYVVMPELTATVYQYRLGLDNLALGNQSSQTSGVRLNGAVAGVSYTLEYAQQKDYADNPQDLDSDYYLAELGYTVKGVALKGGYEVLGGDSGPSNRAFQTPLATKHAFQGWADIFLLTPADGVEDAYVGFTAPLLGGNLAAWYHDFSAERGSNNYGSEIDVSYAHAIPGVKGLVGLVKYSGYDADDFAVDTDKLWLQAQYSY, from the coding sequence ATGACGCCAATCGCCCTTGCCCTGCTCGCCTGCGCCAGCAACGCCAGCGCCAGCGCCAGTGAAAACCTCGGCAACCTGTTCAAGGACGGCAAGCCGATCCTCGACCTGCGCTACCGCTACGAACACGTCGACCAGGACAACGCGCTGAACAACGCCAACGCCCAGACCCTGCGCACCCGCGTCGGCTTCCAGAGCGGCAAGTGGTACGGCCTCTCTGCCCTGATCGAGGCGGACAACGTCAGCCGCATCGGCGACGCCAGCTACAACAGCACGCGCAACGGCCAGACCGATTTTTCCGTGGTCGCCGACCCGGACGGCAGCGAAATCAACCAGGCCCTGCTGCGCTATGACCACAGCCTGGGCAACGCGGTGGTCGGCCGCCAGCGCATCAATCTGGACAACCAGCGCTTCGTCGGCGGCGTCGGCTGGCGGCAGAACGAGCAGACTTACGACGGCGTGCTCGGCCAACTGAAACCGCTGGACGGCCTGACCCTGACCTACGCCTACATCGACCAGATAAACAGTATTTTCGGCCCCGGCAACGGCCGCTTCGACACGGCGGGCAACCCGGCCAATATCGAAGGCCACAGCCACCTGCTGAATGCCCAGTACGTGGTCATGCCCGAGCTGACCGCCACCGTCTACCAGTACCGCCTCGGCCTGGACAACCTGGCGCTGGGCAATCAATCGAGCCAGACCAGCGGTGTACGCCTCAATGGCGCCGTAGCCGGGGTCAGCTACACCCTGGAGTACGCCCAGCAGAAGGATTACGCCGACAACCCGCAGGATCTGGATAGCGACTACTACCTGGCGGAACTGGGTTACACGGTCAAAGGCGTGGCGCTCAAGGGTGGCTACGAAGTGCTCGGTGGCGACTCGGGACCGAGTAACCGCGCCTTCCAGACCCCGCTGGCGACCAAGCACGCCTTCCAGGGTTGGGCCGACATCTTCCTGCTGACCCCGGCTGATGGCGTCGAGGACGCTTACGTCGGCTTTACTGCCCCCCTGCTCGGCGGCAACCTGGCGGCCTGGTACCACGATTTCAGCGCCGAGCGTGGCAGCAACAACTACGGCTCGGAGATCGATGTTTCCTACGCCCATGCGATTCCGGGCGTGAAGGGCCTAGTCGGCCTGGTCAAGTACTCTGGCTACGATGCCGACGACTTCGCCGTGGACACCGACAAGCTGTGGCTGCAGGCGCAATACAGCTATTAA
- the can gene encoding carbonate dehydratase, translated as MDVEQLLANNRFWAESLKARDPEFFARLARQQRPEFLWIGCSDSRVPANEVVGLMPGELFVHRNVANMVVATDMNFLSVLQYAVDVLQVKQVIVCGHYGCGGVRAALGHEALGLIDNWLRALKALYHQNLECFRGLESEAQVNLLCELNVQRQVRNVCHTTIVQNAWKRGQPLAVHGWIYGLTDGLVNDLGVTVSGADQLDDSFLYDQ; from the coding sequence ATGGACGTTGAACAGTTGTTGGCCAATAACCGCTTCTGGGCTGAGTCACTCAAGGCCAGGGATCCGGAGTTCTTTGCGCGCCTGGCGCGCCAGCAACGGCCGGAGTTTCTCTGGATCGGCTGCTCGGACAGCCGGGTGCCGGCCAATGAGGTGGTCGGCCTGATGCCGGGCGAGCTGTTCGTGCATCGCAACGTGGCCAATATGGTGGTGGCCACCGACATGAATTTTCTCTCGGTGCTGCAGTACGCGGTAGACGTGCTGCAGGTCAAACAGGTGATCGTCTGCGGCCACTATGGTTGTGGCGGAGTGCGCGCGGCCTTGGGGCATGAGGCGCTGGGCCTGATCGACAACTGGCTGCGCGCGCTCAAGGCGCTGTATCACCAGAATCTCGAATGTTTTCGTGGCTTGGAGTCGGAAGCCCAGGTCAACCTGTTGTGCGAGCTGAACGTGCAACGCCAGGTGCGCAATGTCTGCCATACCACCATCGTGCAGAACGCCTGGAAACGCGGCCAACCGCTGGCCGTGCATGGCTGGATCTACGGGCTTACCGATGGTCTGGTCAATGATCTGGGGGTGACGGTCAGCGGGGCGGACCAGCTCGACGACAGTTTTCTCTACGATCAGTGA
- the narL gene encoding two-component system response regulator NarL has product MNPPIRHSILLVDDHPMMRRGMRQLLELEADLEVIGEAGHGAEALQMVGELQPELILLDNNMPQMNGLETLRRLREMHYHGKVLIFTVSDSEDDIRDAMRLDADGYLLKDMEPELLIQSIRDALQGSLVVSPTLTRILAQALRSPHASAQADLTERERQVLKTIAAGHSNKVIGHKLGITEGTVKVHVKNLLHKLGLRSRVEAAVWAMEHLR; this is encoded by the coding sequence ATGAACCCGCCGATCCGCCACAGCATCCTGCTTGTCGATGACCACCCGATGATGCGCCGCGGCATGCGCCAGTTGCTCGAACTCGAAGCAGACCTGGAGGTCATCGGTGAGGCCGGGCATGGCGCAGAGGCCCTGCAGATGGTCGGCGAGTTGCAGCCCGAGCTGATCCTGCTGGACAACAACATGCCGCAGATGAACGGCCTGGAAACCCTGCGCCGCCTGCGCGAGATGCACTACCACGGCAAGGTGTTGATCTTCACCGTGTCCGATTCCGAAGACGACATCCGCGACGCCATGCGCCTGGATGCCGATGGCTACCTGCTCAAGGACATGGAGCCGGAGTTGCTGATCCAGTCGATTCGCGATGCCCTGCAAGGCAGCCTGGTGGTCAGCCCCACCCTGACCCGGATCCTCGCCCAGGCGCTGCGCTCGCCCCACGCCAGCGCGCAGGCCGACCTGACCGAACGCGAACGCCAGGTGCTGAAGACCATCGCCGCCGGCCACAGCAACAAGGTCATCGGCCACAAGCTCGGGATCACCGAGGGCACGGTCAAGGTCCATGTGAAAAATCTGCTGCACAAACTCGGCCTGCGCTCGCGGGTCGAAGCCGCGGTCTGGGCGATGGAACATCTGCGTTAG